Proteins encoded by one window of Govania unica:
- the rplP gene encoding 50S ribosomal protein L16, whose amino-acid sequence MLQPKKTKFRKAFKGRIHGDAKGGATVAFGSYGLKAVEPARVTARQIEAARRAITRHMKRAGKMWIRIFPDVPVSSKPAEVRMGKGKGAPEFWMARVKPGRIIFEVDGVDNETMRGAFERAAAKLPMKVKVVARLGEQI is encoded by the coding sequence ATGCTTCAGCCGAAGAAGACGAAATTCAGAAAGGCCTTCAAGGGCCGCATCCATGGGGACGCCAAAGGCGGCGCAACCGTGGCATTCGGTTCCTATGGCCTTAAGGCTGTCGAGCCTGCTCGCGTTACCGCGCGTCAGATCGAAGCCGCACGCCGTGCCATCACGCGTCATATGAAGCGTGCTGGTAAAATGTGGATCCGCATCTTCCCAGATGTGCCGGTTTCGTCGAAGCCTGCCGAGGTTCGCATGGGTAAAGGTAAGGGTGCTCCAGAGTTCTGGATGGCCCGCGTAAAGCCCGGTCGCATCATCTTTGAAGTAGATGGGGTTGACAACGAGACCATGCGTGGTGCATTTGAACGCGCAGCGGCGAAGTTGCCGATGAAAGTTAAGGTCGTCGCCCGACTCGGCGAACAGATCTGA
- the rpmC gene encoding 50S ribosomal protein L29, protein MKIAELRAKTEDQLKGQIVELKKERFNLRFQKATGQLESTARVREIRRTIAQINTLLTERAVVAQGKA, encoded by the coding sequence ATGAAAATCGCAGAACTTCGGGCAAAGACCGAAGATCAGCTTAAGGGACAGATTGTTGAGCTCAAAAAAGAGCGTTTCAATCTTCGTTTCCAGAAGGCAACCGGCCAGCTTGAGAGCACGGCGCGTGTGCGTGAAATCCGTCGCACGATCGCCCAGATTAACACGCTCCTGACTGAGCGTGCGGTCGTCGCCCAGGGCAAGGCCTGA
- the rpsQ gene encoding 30S ribosomal protein S17, with protein MPKRILQGVVVSDANDKTVVVRIERRFTHPLVKKVVRRSKKYHAHDEQNLCKSGDVVRIEECRPMSKLKTWRVLENVTKGAGA; from the coding sequence ATGCCGAAGCGTATATTGCAGGGTGTGGTGGTCAGCGATGCGAACGACAAGACCGTAGTGGTCCGGATCGAACGCCGCTTCACCCACCCGCTGGTTAAAAAAGTGGTGCGGCGTTCCAAGAAGTACCATGCCCATGACGAGCAGAACCTCTGCAAGTCGGGTGATGTGGTTCGCATCGAGGAATGCCGTCCGATGTCCAAGCTCAAAACGTGGCGCGTTCTCGAAAACGTCACCAAGGGCGCTGGAGCCTAA
- the rplN gene encoding 50S ribosomal protein L14 has translation MIQMQTNLDVADNSGARRVQCIKVLGGSKRKTATVGDIIVVSVKEAIPRGRVKKGDVHRAVIVRTAFVVRRVDGTAIRFDRNAAVLVNKQGEPIGTRIFGPVVRELRARNHMKIISLAPEVL, from the coding sequence ATGATCCAGATGCAAACCAACCTGGACGTCGCCGATAACTCGGGCGCCCGTCGGGTGCAGTGCATTAAGGTCCTCGGGGGCTCCAAGCGGAAAACTGCGACGGTGGGTGACATCATCGTAGTTAGCGTGAAGGAAGCCATTCCGCGCGGCCGAGTGAAAAAAGGTGACGTGCATCGCGCCGTCATCGTGCGGACGGCCTTTGTCGTTCGTCGCGTCGATGGTACCGCGATCCGATTCGATCGCAATGCTGCCGTGCTTGTGAACAAGCAGGGCGAGCCGATCGGCACCCGTATCTTCGGTCCGGTTGTCCGCGAGCTTCGCGCACGCAACCATATGAAGATTATTTCGCTGGCGCCGGAGGTGCTCTGA
- the rplX gene encoding 50S ribosomal protein L24, translated as MAQAKLKIKKGDKVVVLAGKDKGKQGEILAVHRDTNRAVVSGVNVVKRHTRPGPQGQGGILEKEAALHISNIAIVDPKTGKATRIGYKFLEDGRKVRFAKGSGEVIDV; from the coding sequence ATGGCTCAGGCTAAATTAAAGATTAAGAAGGGCGACAAAGTCGTCGTTCTTGCCGGTAAGGACAAAGGCAAGCAGGGCGAAATCCTGGCCGTCCACCGGGATACGAACCGCGCGGTTGTGAGCGGCGTGAATGTGGTGAAACGCCACACGCGTCCTGGCCCGCAGGGGCAGGGTGGCATTCTTGAGAAAGAAGCCGCTTTGCACATCTCGAACATTGCCATCGTTGACCCGAAGACCGGTAAAGCGACGCGCATTGGGTATAAATTTTTGGAAGACGGCCGTAAGGTCCGATTCGCGAAAGGTTCCGGGGAGGTGATCGATGTCTGA
- the rplE gene encoding 50S ribosomal protein L5: protein MSDYRPRLQEIYQNEIRNALKEKFAYTNEFQIPKLEKIVLNMGVGEAAQDSKKIKSAAEELGLIAGQRVVITKSKKSIAGFKIRDGMPIGCKVTLRRERMYEFLDRLINIALPRVRDFRGVNGKSFDGRGNYALGLKEQIVFPEINYDKVDKVRGMDIIICTSAQTDEEAKALLASFRMPFVN from the coding sequence ATGTCTGATTATCGTCCGCGCCTTCAGGAAATCTATCAGAACGAAATTCGTAACGCTCTGAAAGAGAAATTCGCTTATACAAACGAATTTCAGATCCCGAAGCTTGAAAAGATCGTGCTGAACATGGGTGTGGGCGAAGCAGCCCAGGACTCGAAGAAGATCAAATCCGCAGCTGAAGAGCTCGGCCTGATCGCTGGTCAGCGCGTCGTTATCACCAAGTCCAAGAAGTCGATTGCCGGCTTCAAGATCCGTGATGGAATGCCGATCGGTTGCAAGGTTACTCTGCGCCGCGAACGCATGTATGAGTTCCTTGACCGTCTGATCAACATTGCCCTTCCTCGCGTCCGCGATTTCCGTGGCGTGAATGGCAAGTCGTTCGATGGTCGCGGCAACTATGCGCTCGGCCTGAAAGAACAGATCGTGTTCCCGGAAATCAACTACGATAAAGTTGATAAAGTCCGGGGCATGGACATCATCATCTGCACGTCAGCTCAGACGGATGAGGAAGCCAAGGCACTGCTCGCCAGCTTCCGCATGCCGTTCGTAAATTGA
- the rpsN gene encoding 30S ribosomal protein S14, with protein sequence MAKKSSILKNKKREALVKKTANRRAKLLAVANDKTLSMEDQFQARLKLAELPRNGNPTRVRNRCELTGRPRAVYRKFKLCRNALRELASIGALPGVTKSSW encoded by the coding sequence ATGGCGAAGAAGAGCTCCATCCTCAAGAACAAGAAGCGGGAAGCTTTGGTAAAAAAGACGGCTAACCGCCGTGCGAAGCTTTTGGCGGTCGCCAACGACAAGACTTTGTCGATGGAGGATCAGTTTCAGGCTCGCCTGAAACTTGCCGAATTGCCGCGCAACGGTAACCCGACGCGGGTTCGCAACAGATGCGAACTGACTGGTCGTCCGCGGGCCGTTTACCGCAAGTTCAAGCTGTGCCGTAACGCGCTGCGCGAGCTCGCTTCCATTGGCGCTCTCCCGGGCGTCACAAAGTCCAGCTGGTAA
- the rpsH gene encoding 30S ribosomal protein S8, with amino-acid sequence MSMTDPLGDMLTRIRNGQRANKSTVDAPVSNLRQRVLEVLKREGYIRGFERAETENHPVLRIELKYYEGQPVIRTITRISKPGRRVYSSVKDLPRIRNGLGISIVSTPKGVLSDAEARDANVGGEILCTIF; translated from the coding sequence ATGTCGATGACCGATCCGCTCGGCGATATGCTGACCCGTATCCGTAACGGACAGCGGGCTAACAAATCCACCGTGGATGCGCCGGTTTCAAACCTGCGTCAGCGCGTGCTTGAAGTGTTGAAGCGCGAAGGCTACATCCGCGGTTTTGAACGTGCTGAAACGGAAAACCATCCGGTTTTGCGTATTGAGCTGAAATACTATGAAGGGCAGCCGGTGATCCGCACGATTACGCGTATCTCCAAACCTGGCCGCCGCGTTTACTCGTCGGTCAAGGACCTGCCGCGGATCCGCAACGGTCTTGGCATCTCGATCGTGTCGACGCCGAAGGGTGTGCTGTCAGATGCTGAGGCTCGCGACGCCAATGTTGGCGGCGAGATCCTCTGCACCATATTCTAG
- the rplF gene encoding 50S ribosomal protein L6: MSRIGKKPVPVPQGVTVALNDNNLSVKGPKGELHLALVDEVVISYENNELSVQPKGDSKRARSMWGMQRTLVNNVVTGVTTGFTENLEITGVGYRAAMKGKDLQLSLGFSHEVVFQVPEGITVVVPEPTKITITGIDKQKVGQVAAKVREYRKPEPYKGKGIRYAGEFIFRKEGKKK; encoded by the coding sequence ATGTCGCGGATTGGCAAGAAACCCGTACCCGTCCCGCAGGGCGTCACCGTCGCGCTGAATGATAACAATCTCAGCGTGAAGGGCCCGAAGGGCGAACTGCATCTGGCGCTCGTTGATGAAGTTGTGATCTCGTATGAGAACAACGAACTCAGCGTTCAGCCCAAGGGTGACAGCAAGCGCGCACGCTCCATGTGGGGCATGCAGCGTACGCTCGTCAACAACGTCGTGACCGGTGTCACCACCGGCTTCACGGAAAACCTTGAGATCACCGGCGTCGGTTACCGTGCTGCAATGAAGGGCAAAGACCTTCAGCTCAGCCTCGGTTTCAGCCATGAAGTGGTGTTCCAGGTTCCGGAAGGGATCACGGTTGTTGTTCCCGAGCCGACCAAAATCACGATCACCGGCATCGACAAGCAAAAGGTCGGCCAGGTGGCTGCAAAGGTCCGCGAATACCGTAAGCCAGAGCCTTACAAGGGCAAGGGTATCCGGTATGCGGGTGAATTCATCTTCCGCAAGGAAGGCAAGAAGAAGTAA
- the rplR gene encoding 50S ribosomal protein L18: MSTADKLFARRRRRVRTKLSQTAGDRLRLSIHRSNLHIYAQVIDDVKGVTLAAASTLDETLKGTSGGNIAAASAVGKLIAERAKAAGISNVVFDRGGFIYHGRVKALAEAAREGGLAF; encoded by the coding sequence ATGTCAACCGCTGACAAACTCTTCGCGCGCCGCCGGCGCCGTGTACGTACGAAACTGTCGCAGACTGCTGGCGATCGTCTCCGTCTTTCGATCCATCGTTCCAACCTGCATATCTATGCCCAGGTTATCGATGATGTGAAAGGTGTGACTTTGGCTGCGGCTTCGACGCTGGATGAGACGCTGAAGGGCACGAGCGGCGGCAATATTGCCGCAGCGAGCGCTGTTGGCAAATTGATTGCCGAGCGGGCTAAAGCCGCGGGTATTTCAAACGTCGTGTTTGATCGCGGCGGCTTCATCTACCATGGCCGCGTCAAGGCCCTGGCCGAAGCCGCGCGTGAAGGCGGCCTTGCCTTCTAA
- the rpsE gene encoding 30S ribosomal protein S5, giving the protein MARPDKFEREESEFIEKLVHINRVAKVVKGGRRFGFAALMIVGDGKGRVGFGHGKAREVPEAIRKATEAAKKSMVRIPLREGRTLHHDLEGRHGAGRVVMRYAPEGTGIIAGGPMRAVFEGLGVHDVVAKSLGSSNAYNMIRATFDALQKQLAPRQVAARRSLKVADLIARRGEAPRDAESGE; this is encoded by the coding sequence ATGGCACGGCCAGACAAATTTGAACGGGAAGAATCGGAATTCATCGAGAAACTGGTGCACATCAATCGTGTCGCCAAGGTGGTGAAGGGTGGCCGTCGCTTCGGCTTTGCCGCTCTGATGATTGTGGGCGATGGGAAAGGCCGCGTCGGCTTTGGTCATGGCAAGGCACGTGAAGTGCCGGAAGCCATCCGCAAGGCAACGGAAGCGGCTAAAAAGTCGATGGTCCGTATCCCTCTGCGCGAAGGCCGCACGCTGCATCACGATCTCGAAGGCCGCCATGGTGCTGGTCGCGTGGTCATGCGCTATGCGCCGGAAGGCACCGGGATTATCGCCGGTGGTCCGATGCGCGCAGTGTTTGAAGGCCTCGGTGTTCATGACGTGGTTGCGAAATCACTCGGATCTTCGAACGCCTACAACATGATCCGCGCTACCTTTGATGCGCTTCAGAAGCAGCTTGCCCCGCGTCAGGTCGCGGCTCGCCGCAGCCTGAAGGTCGCTGATCTGATTGCTCGCCGTGGCGAAGCCCCGCGTGATGCTGAAAGCGGAGAATAA
- the rpmD gene encoding 50S ribosomal protein L30 — MAAKKTLKVTQIGSPIRREKSQEATLIGLGLNKINRTRELEDTPSVRGMIAKVQHMVRVEE; from the coding sequence ATGGCCGCCAAGAAAACCCTTAAAGTGACGCAGATCGGTAGCCCGATCCGTCGCGAGAAGAGCCAGGAAGCGACCCTGATCGGTCTTGGCCTCAACAAGATTAACCGCACGCGCGAGCTTGAAGACACGCCGTCGGTCCGTGGCATGATTGCCAAGGTTCAGCATATGGTACGGGTGGAGGAGTAA
- the rplO gene encoding 50S ribosomal protein L15: MKLNDLAEHPQARKLRTRVGRGIGSGLGKTSGRGQKGQGSRSGVAIKGFEGGQMSLLRRLPKRGFNNIHALDYVELNLGRLQDAIDTKQLDAKDITGEKLVAAGVLRRLRDGVRLLAKGSITSAVTITVAGASKSAIAAVEKAGGKVEVAAPKAAPVEA, encoded by the coding sequence ATGAAACTCAATGATCTTGCCGAACATCCTCAGGCGCGGAAGCTCCGCACCCGCGTTGGTCGTGGTATCGGTTCTGGCCTGGGTAAGACCTCGGGTCGTGGTCAAAAAGGTCAGGGCTCGCGCTCTGGCGTCGCGATCAAGGGCTTTGAAGGTGGTCAGATGTCGCTTCTGCGCCGTCTGCCGAAGCGCGGTTTCAACAATATCCATGCCTTGGATTATGTTGAACTGAACCTCGGCCGTCTGCAGGACGCGATCGACACCAAGCAGCTCGACGCCAAGGACATCACGGGTGAAAAGCTTGTGGCCGCTGGCGTATTGCGTCGCCTGAGAGACGGTGTGCGTTTGCTCGCCAAGGGTTCGATCACGTCGGCGGTGACCATCACCGTTGCCGGCGCTTCGAAGTCTGCCATCGCCGCTGTTGAAAAGGCTGGTGGTAAAGTTGAAGTTGCAGCTCCTAAGGCTGCACCTGTCGAAGCGTAA
- the secY gene encoding preprotein translocase subunit SecY: MASAAEQLAANLNFGAIAKATELKKRIWFTLGALIVYRLGTYIPLPGIDPVVLNQIFSQNSQGILGMFNMFSGGALQRMTIFALNIMPYISASIIVQLMTSISPSFAALKKEGEAGRKKLNQYTRYGTVLLTALQAYGLAVGLEHMSAGGMSAAIDPGFFFRATTVITLIGGTMFLMWLGEQITSRGVGNGISLIIFAGIIAELPRALAGTFQLSVAQNWNVFAIPALLLFVAGVIYVIVYMERAQRRILIQYPKRQVGMKITQGESSHLPLKLNTAGVIPPIFASSLLLMPMTLASFSAQGGGPEWLTTMTSMLGHGQPLYIVFYVLGIVFFSFFYTAVVFNPEDTADNLKKYGGFIPGIRPGKNTAEYLDFVLTRLTVLGAIYLSVLCLLPEILISEFAVPFYFGGTSLLIVVNVTMDTVGQIHSHLMAHQYEGLIKKAKLKGGRGK; the protein is encoded by the coding sequence ATGGCCTCGGCCGCAGAACAACTGGCAGCGAATCTCAATTTCGGGGCGATCGCTAAGGCGACCGAGCTGAAAAAGCGTATCTGGTTCACGCTTGGGGCCCTGATTGTCTATCGTCTCGGAACTTATATTCCGTTGCCGGGGATCGATCCGGTTGTTCTCAATCAGATCTTCTCGCAGAACTCCCAGGGTATCCTTGGGATGTTCAATATGTTCTCGGGCGGTGCCCTTCAGCGCATGACCATCTTTGCGCTGAACATCATGCCCTATATTTCGGCGTCGATCATCGTTCAGCTGATGACGTCGATTTCGCCGAGCTTCGCCGCTTTGAAAAAAGAAGGCGAAGCCGGGCGGAAAAAGCTCAATCAATACACCCGCTACGGCACCGTTCTTCTGACCGCACTTCAGGCTTATGGCCTGGCGGTCGGGCTTGAACATATGTCGGCGGGGGGTATGAGCGCGGCCATCGACCCCGGGTTCTTCTTCCGGGCGACGACGGTGATCACGCTCATCGGCGGTACCATGTTCCTCATGTGGCTCGGTGAACAGATCACCAGCCGCGGTGTGGGCAACGGGATTTCGCTGATCATTTTCGCCGGTATCATTGCCGAACTGCCACGGGCCCTTGCTGGAACCTTCCAGCTGTCGGTCGCCCAGAACTGGAATGTGTTCGCGATCCCGGCATTGCTGCTGTTCGTAGCCGGTGTCATCTATGTCATCGTCTATATGGAGCGCGCCCAGCGCCGGATCCTGATCCAGTATCCGAAACGCCAGGTGGGGATGAAAATCACCCAGGGTGAAAGCTCGCATCTGCCTCTCAAACTCAATACCGCTGGTGTGATTCCGCCAATTTTCGCCTCGTCCCTGCTGCTGATGCCGATGACCTTGGCCAGTTTCTCAGCGCAGGGCGGCGGGCCTGAATGGCTCACCACCATGACGTCGATGCTTGGCCACGGCCAGCCGCTCTATATTGTGTTCTATGTCCTGGGTATTGTATTCTTCTCGTTCTTTTACACGGCTGTTGTCTTCAATCCTGAGGATACGGCGGATAACCTGAAGAAATATGGTGGTTTCATTCCCGGCATTCGCCCAGGCAAGAACACCGCCGAATATCTTGACTTTGTGTTGACCCGCTTGACAGTTCTCGGTGCGATTTATCTGTCCGTTCTCTGTCTGTTGCCGGAAATCCTGATCTCTGAATTTGCTGTGCCGTTCTATTTTGGTGGTACTTCGCTGTTGATTGTCGTCAACGTGACCATGGACACTGTGGGCCAAATCCACAGCCATCTGATGGCGCATCAGTACGAAGGTTTGATCAAGAAGGCGAAGCTCAAAGGGGGCCGTGGTAAGTGA
- a CDS encoding adenylate kinase: MNIILLGPPGAGKGTQAQRLQERRGLVQLSTGDMLRAAVKAGTETGTAAKGFMDAGQLVPDAVVIGIIADRIDAPDCKNGFILDGFPRTTAQAEALDGMLAEKKLKLDGVIEMVVDDAALVERVTGRYACAKCGAGYHDLFQKPKVPGVCDICGGTEFTRRADDNRETVVSRLESYHRQTAPLLPYYRDRGTLFEVDGMAAIDDVTTQIETILDGFDGNRA, from the coding sequence GTGAACATCATTCTTCTTGGGCCGCCCGGTGCGGGTAAGGGGACCCAGGCTCAGCGTTTGCAAGAGCGTCGTGGTTTGGTGCAGCTTTCGACCGGTGACATGCTCCGCGCTGCTGTGAAGGCAGGGACGGAGACTGGGACGGCCGCCAAGGGTTTTATGGATGCTGGCCAGTTGGTGCCGGACGCGGTTGTGATCGGCATCATTGCTGATCGGATCGATGCTCCGGACTGCAAAAACGGATTCATTCTCGATGGCTTCCCGCGCACCACGGCTCAGGCCGAAGCGCTAGACGGGATGCTGGCCGAGAAAAAGCTTAAACTCGATGGCGTTATCGAAATGGTTGTCGATGATGCCGCCCTGGTCGAACGGGTTACAGGACGTTATGCCTGCGCGAAATGCGGTGCTGGCTATCACGATCTGTTCCAGAAGCCCAAGGTTCCGGGTGTTTGTGATATCTGCGGCGGGACTGAATTTACCCGCCGTGCCGATGACAACCGGGAAACCGTGGTGTCGCGGCTTGAGTCTTACCACCGCCAGACGGCACCGCTGCTGCCCTATTATCGGGACAGGGGCACTCTGTTTGAGGTGGACGGTATGGCGGCCATTGACGACGTAACAACCCAGATCGAGACGATCCTGGACGGTTTCGACGGCAACCGCGCGTGA
- the rpsM gene encoding 30S ribosomal protein S13 — MARIAGVNIPTQKQVEIALTYIHGIGRTFAKQICEKAGIQPNRRVHDLGDAEVLKIRELIDSDYMVEGDLRREVSMNIKRLMDLASYRGLRHRKGLPVHGQRTHTNARTRKGKAKPIAGKKK, encoded by the coding sequence GTGGCGCGTATAGCAGGCGTTAACATTCCGACCCAGAAGCAGGTTGAGATCGCTCTCACCTATATTCATGGGATTGGGCGGACCTTTGCGAAGCAAATTTGCGAAAAGGCGGGGATTCAGCCGAATCGCCGGGTCCACGATCTTGGCGATGCCGAGGTTCTCAAAATCCGCGAGCTGATCGACAGCGACTATATGGTCGAGGGTGATCTGCGTCGTGAAGTGTCGATGAACATCAAGCGCTTGATGGATCTGGCCAGCTATCGCGGTCTGCGTCATCGTAAGGGTTTGCCAGTTCATGGCCAACGGACGCATACCAATGCCCGCACCCGCAAGGGTAAGGCAAAGCCGATCGCCGGCAAGAAGAAGTAA
- the rpsK gene encoding 30S ribosomal protein S11 — MAKEPTRIRRRERKNISSGVAHVNASFNNTMVTISDAQGNVISWSSSGMMGFKGSRKSTPYAAQVAAEDAGKKAAEHGMKTLEVEVKGPGSGRESALRALQAVGFTITSIRDVTPIPHNGCRPPKRRRV; from the coding sequence ATGGCTAAAGAACCGACACGTATTCGCCGCCGCGAGCGGAAGAATATTTCAAGCGGCGTGGCTCATGTCAACGCCAGCTTCAACAATACCATGGTCACCATTTCGGACGCTCAGGGCAATGTTATTTCCTGGTCCAGCTCCGGCATGATGGGCTTCAAGGGTTCGCGCAAATCGACTCCTTATGCAGCTCAGGTGGCTGCTGAGGACGCCGGTAAGAAAGCCGCGGAACATGGCATGAAGACGCTTGAAGTTGAAGTGAAGGGCCCGGGTTCGGGACGTGAGTCCGCTCTGCGTGCTTTGCAGGCTGTCGGCTTCACCATCACTTCGATCCGTGACGTTACGCCGATCCCGCATAACGGCTGCCGTCCGCCCAAGCGTCGTCGCGTCTGA
- a CDS encoding DNA-directed RNA polymerase subunit alpha has translation MVIQKNWQELIKPSKLEVAQQDDRRRATVVAEPLERGFGMTLGNALRRVLMSSLQGAAVTAIQIDGVLHEFSSIPGVREDVTDIVLNIKQLAIGMRGEGPKRLVLEADGPGEIRAGQIKTAAEVEIMNPDLVICALDEGAHLKIEMIVDSGSGYVPADRNRPEDAPIGLIPVDALYSPVRKVSYKVENTREGQILDYDKLVMQVETDGTISPEDAVAYAARILQDQLQLFINFEEPQEAGVEKAADDLGFNRNLLRKVDELELSVRSANCLKNDNIIYIGDLVRKTEAEMLRTPNFGRKSLNEIKEVLSSMGLRLGMDVVGWPPENIEDLAKKLESEI, from the coding sequence ATCGTGATTCAGAAGAACTGGCAAGAGCTGATCAAGCCGTCCAAGCTCGAAGTGGCTCAGCAGGACGATCGCCGTCGGGCGACTGTTGTTGCAGAACCGCTGGAGCGCGGTTTCGGCATGACTCTTGGAAACGCATTGCGCCGTGTGCTGATGTCGTCGCTCCAGGGTGCTGCTGTGACTGCCATTCAGATTGACGGCGTACTGCACGAGTTCTCGTCCATTCCGGGCGTTCGTGAAGACGTGACGGATATCGTCCTCAACATCAAGCAGCTGGCTATCGGCATGCGCGGCGAAGGGCCGAAGCGTCTGGTGCTTGAAGCTGATGGTCCGGGCGAAATTCGCGCAGGTCAGATCAAGACTGCGGCCGAAGTTGAAATCATGAACCCTGATCTCGTGATCTGCGCCCTCGATGAAGGCGCGCATCTCAAGATCGAAATGATCGTCGACAGTGGTAGCGGTTATGTTCCGGCTGATCGCAATCGTCCGGAAGATGCCCCGATCGGCCTCATCCCGGTCGATGCGCTCTACAGCCCAGTGCGCAAGGTCAGCTACAAGGTCGAGAACACCCGCGAGGGGCAAATTCTTGACTATGACAAGCTGGTCATGCAGGTCGAAACCGACGGTACGATCAGCCCGGAAGATGCGGTTGCTTATGCTGCGCGCATTCTTCAGGACCAGCTTCAGCTCTTCATCAATTTCGAAGAGCCGCAGGAAGCCGGTGTTGAAAAGGCTGCCGATGACCTCGGCTTCAATCGCAATCTTCTCCGTAAGGTGGATGAGCTTGAACTGTCGGTTCGCTCGGCCAACTGCCTGAAGAACGATAACATCATTTATATTGGCGATCTCGTCCGCAAGACCGAAGCAGAGATGCTCCGGACTCCGAACTTTGGCCGCAAGTCCTTGAATGAAATCAAGGAAGTGTTGTCGAGCATGGGGCTCCGTCTGGGCATGGATGTCGTGGGCTGGCCGCCGGAGAACATCGAAGACCTCGCCAAGAAGCTTGAGTCTGAAATTTAG
- the rplQ gene encoding 50S ribosomal protein L17, translated as MRHNKAGRKLGRTSEHRKALFANMASALIKHEQIRTTLPKAKELRPVVERLITLGKRGGLHARRQALARLPQTDAVIVEKLFSVLSERYSGRSGGYTRVLKAGYRPGDNAEMAIIELVDRDLAAKGQNSGPLQNGEESEAA; from the coding sequence ATGCGCCATAATAAGGCGGGCCGTAAACTCGGCCGGACCAGCGAACACCGTAAAGCGCTTTTCGCCAACATGGCGTCGGCGCTGATCAAGCACGAACAGATCAGAACCACGTTGCCGAAGGCAAAGGAACTGCGTCCGGTGGTTGAGCGTCTTATCACGCTTGGCAAACGTGGCGGCCTGCATGCCCGTCGTCAGGCGCTGGCACGTCTGCCACAGACCGATGCGGTCATCGTCGAAAAGCTGTTCTCGGTTCTGTCCGAGCGCTATTCGGGACGTAGCGGCGGTTATACCCGCGTTCTGAAGGCCGGCTATCGCCCGGGTGACAACGCCGAAATGGCGATCATCGAGCTGGTGGACCGTGATCTCGCTGCAAAGGGCCAAAATTCGGGTCCGCTGCAGAACGGCGAAGAAAGCGAAGCCGCATAA